The nucleotide window AAACTAAAGTAGTTGTTGAGTTTACATGAGAAAATGAATATGTATTTATTGAGAAAGGTTTGTATATCTATATGTGTATATTGTACTTGGCTTAATAATGGAAATTTtctgattaatatgatgattttatttgtatatgacttattaagcttttaaagcttactttatgtgttcTTTCCTTGTTGTTATAGATCattgaagctagctcggactcggggatcatcaggaatacgtcatcgcactatcgatcatctcgttggtatttttggaagctttgtatatatggtatatggcatgtataggctcttatcatcttgatatgttttgagttgtgattttagccatgagatttggcttgtgaATGTTGGTATATGACCATGTAAGTTGGTTTGAATTATGTGCTTGTCAAGTGATATATAGATGATGTTTATAATGCCtaatgtgttggcttgtttggtATAGTTTATAGATGAAAAAATATGGCTTAAAAGTTGACATAATGtggtttgattttgagatgataTTATAATgtgttatgtgttatgtgatatggAATAGATGATAAGATAATGAGTTAATGTATTTGGAACTTATGTATGTTGTGATGAATTTTGCATAATGGTTTGGTTTGTTTGAATacggaattgagtagttgaaatgatTTTGGATAAATAGCATGGTATGtgtgtgaattggcatgttttggctgcctatatatgtTTAGAAATGATGCAATTTGATGTGGTTTAGGTTTGGCTGCCTatacagttttgacatggcctagacacacgggcatgtctactggccATGTGTAGAACACGGGCTGGCATATGGGTGTgaggttggccatgtgacctaagtcaatAACCTCCCTTAAAtttcacacggtctagcacacgggcgtgtcctcggccgtgtggtataagtcagtatgtatgccctattttcacacggcctgtgacacaggcatgtctggtagccgtgtgaggcacacggcttatgcacacgggcatgtgacctttgatttcatgaaatttttctaagcgttcgaaaatttttatatgtgatcggtttagtcccgaaccacttttaagcatgaTTTAAGGTCTCGTAAAACCTTTTAAaggacaatgtgaatgtttgtGAATGGTTTATAAtattgaatgcataaatgtatgagaaTGTGATGTattattcggtaatgcctcataaccctattccggcgatggatatgggttaggggtgttacaagtgttGACAAAGCAAGAGAGTATGCTCAAGGTGTGGGGCCATGGAGCAACAGATTAAGGATTGTCCACTAATAAGGGGTCAGAGGTAAGCACCGCAACCCCAATCGAATCAGAATCTAAGGGGGCATAGTAAAAACAGAAATGGTAATACTAAGCAGAGGACAACTAGTCAAGGTGCGAATTGCATTAATGCTAAATAGCTCACCTTGGTTTATACAGCGAGGCACCAGGAGAACGGTAATGCAGCTAATGTTAACACAAGTACTTTTACAACAAATTTTGTACAATACTTTGCTTTGATAGATGTAGGATCAACTCACTCTCATATTGCCTGCTCTATGACTGATAAATTCGGAGTTCTAGTGGAAAACAATGCTAGCGACATAACTGTACTCAGTCCCCCAGGACAATTTGTGTATGTGAATTTTAGGAGATATCTTTTAGAAATTTAGGGAGAGTTGTTTCCAGCTGACTTGATGGAGCTTCCATTCGGTGAATTCAATCTTATTTTTTGTATGGATTGGTTGAAGGAGCATCGAGTTAGCCTAGATTGTGTAAAATCAAAAGATAACATTGTGGATCCGCTAACTAAATGCTTAAATTGAGATCAGGTTAATAAAACATCGAAAGGAATGGGACTAAAGTCCATGGAAATTAAAGGTGCTATGTGAAGGAAAACCCAACCTAGTTGACTAGAATCCCAAGATCTAGGTTCAAAGGGACAACCTAATTGCATAGGCCTTGTGAGGTCACTATGAGGGTTCTTATTCCAAGTCTGTTCCTATGATATAAATAGTGATTTAAAGTGAGATAGGTTAAGCAAAGCTCTTAATGACCATTGTGTGTTTCGGAGAGCCGAGTAACATAAGTCACCTAAGTGAGAGCGAAGTGGGGCCCCTTCGAGGAGATCATCTCTCAAACTCTTGCAGAACCAAGATGTGACagctctaatttgaccctagttgggaagtggtttcgggaccacaaaactgagtcacaaaattatttaaatgctcttttctatgtttattatatgtgaagtatcatgtgtgaaagtatcatgtctaaattttgtcatttaaatgtgaaattatgaaaaatgacttATGTGATAAACTTGAAGAATGTGTTAGGAAGAAATGAGGTGACCGAATAATGCATGGCTTattaaaagggaggacttgcatgtcaaattgtccaatttaaagttagtggccggccatgttgatgATGATTTGtaatatatgcattttatatatataagaaatataattactaaatgttttataatatgaaataaaaaaaggggtgaaaagaacaaagtttgttcatctttgttcttccttagccaaaaaaccaagtaaaagagaaaaggaaaagtTTCTAAAAAGTTCGGCCATGCGtgtaactagattgaggtatgatTGATATTATTCTTCGAAATTCATGATTATTttaagttgttagtttgaattctacctagcccatggttcaaattttgctatttgatggagatgatattcggccatggatgttgaatttcttggttggtgttttgatgtttttgtgatgaggcatgaagatggttgattttgagtgtttaataaaaaggattggatgtgagtgtgtgtgaaataGCAAATGATGAGTTTTGGTaacttcatgaagtgttcggccattgtgttaaaatgttatacttgtgtttaaatttggaatttaatagTTATACGGTTAGTATGGGTatagatgaccgaatatgaacatgaattatgatgtgaatgaattgttgttaaatAATGGCCGAATGTGCTTAAATCCATGCAAGATTGGGTTTGTTAGTAAATTGAgataaatagaatgaaattaccatttgtaaattgtaaatgtgagatcatctttgattgaattgaaaatgtcCTTGTGCTATAATCGTTTAAGCGGTTAGAAAGATTGCCGAATATGAATTAAAGAGAGAAATGAGGTAAAGGAGGAGTTTGAGCTggtaaatgatatatgtgatttaaTTGAGAATTTTATAATCGACTAAAGTGATCATTgtgtaattatttatatatttttttatttataatggcCGAATGTAGCATGAATAAGGATGTGAATAAATTGTAGTTATAGAGGTTaatgaaaaatatgagttggATGAGCTAATGCCGAATGGACTTGTGGAATTAAGTATTAaaagatttttaattaattagttaagtgATATTCGGCTATATGAACAGCATGTGCACTTGATGTTATAGCATTCGGTCAAAGAAGAGTGGTTGTATGAAAGTAAGGTTAATGAATGTAGTAGTGCCATGTGAAGTGTgtaaattacatgaatttgaTAAGTGTTGTTTGTGTTTTGAGACTTATCAATGTTTTTTTTTatgtgccgaatgtgattttGGATGAATGAGATGTGATaattatggtattttataaaTTGCCGAATGTGGTTTTAAATAATAGAGAtgtgataagttgaatttgttaatcaagctcaagagcataaagagccaattttggataaagggaaagcaaaactagtcgattagtcaatccgtagttattcgataaaattcaaggtaagttcttaagtgtttgtgtttgatcatgttatatgcttaagagttgaataatcataattaagaagatgtttgattgtatatatatatatacacatatgttctttgtgttgaatgaatattaaattaaagttatgagccatatgtgactagcatatctagtcgattttgatactattaaatgatgtactaagatatgtgttccaatgtggaaattaaaccctatgtggttgagaggatgaaaatctttgttcatagatatgtgtttcagttatacgtaattgaagtataaattatgaaagtatgaaagaacaggtgaattgtttatcaaaatgtgatattcgggcttcgggcctagcaggctataatgccggtgagataatatcgggctttgggcctagcaggctataatgccggtgagataatatcggtcttcgagcctagcaggctataatgtcggtgaaatgatatcgggcttcaagcctagcaggcgaaatgctggtgaatgagttcagacttaaaTTCTAGctggcttcgtgccggtgatgaattcgggtttaaaacctagcaggctaaatgccggtgatttgataaaagtctaagactatgagaccttgtgttaaatcggcaattgaattcattcaatacattaagttggccaggtatgtgatagatacttatacatgttagatcgattggaattgaatcacaaatgtgaaatgagaagcataggtgaagatgtcatatgtgtatgtgtgtattcggtcatggtgaaaggttatatgaattatgtgaaataccatttagatatgaatgacgaaagtaactgtggttatgaaatggtacaatggttgaattcggttgaattaaagttgacactgaagtatttaaatgcttatgtcatatatgtgagtaagggtaaaaccatcgtaaattatcgataagggtgggctatgtgcggaaccatcttataattgctaatttgaatagTTGTGtacgaatcattgagcatgatgtattgtattgtgattatgcttaagtgaaattatagatatgtgatgaaattgattggtgatatacatgtttaaataatatgaatgcaaagaatgtgtgaaagagtaaatttgtaataaatctgcttaggacagcagcagtaacgtgattttggaaaatcaacataaattgtgagagttgagttagaagctgaataaattatgtaattaaagcttaatgagtatagtttcttataaaagaaaccatgtaagaaaaagaattgctgataatgagatatttgaagtggcgtgggacagAGTCAAATGACTTTAGGGTcctctattctgtttttagaaaatcattataatttgtacaaaaatgtttataagataaaatttatattcttagactccttaatgagtctagtttcaaatgaaatcaacgagaacatattttgaattctgtacaatgagaaatttgactcATAGTGAacagtggtcagattagtcaaacagtaaaatagaggaaactttaagaaaaatctggtattgattggccaaacaaaaaattctgaaaattctatggatagaagatatattagtctattttcagggaaaattaacggcaattgatttggagtttcgtagctccagttataaataatttagtgactattgctcaagaagacaacttgtagtgaatttgtgattatgttgtaaacattgataaaacttgttaatgagttgcttattattttctaatgaacttactaagcgtaaagcttactccccttttctttcccatattccctagggttgccaggttagctcgggttggaggccgtcagagatattatcacattgtcgagtctacgctatcggcataagtaaatcttagtgttctgagtctatggcatgtatagggttgtaaagttgagtatgtaatattatgattaagccaaagactttggcttattattaaggtagtttgattattcatatgcttgtatgttattatctcctgtgatgtggtttatagcatgtatatttagaatttgaattgtgattcattgttgagtaagtaaatgatacaagactaagatattggtaaatatttaataatgcctcatgaatgttttggggccttgtaagcccgattaaaggataatatacgcgtgtatgaaaagtataaaattgatcaaaaaaatttacggcctggttttatataaatggttgagtttaaatctggtagcacctcgaaccctgttccgacgagggatacgggcgaagggtgttacacaaGAAATGTTCATGGCCATATGAACATACCCATGAGAACGAAGACCTTGCCAAGGAGGTAGTTGTGTGAGGTATATCATTGTTTACACAAACGGCAGAATAGTTCAAGGACATTGAGTCTATTGGTTAGCTAGTAAAgtaaatatactttcacaagggaaGGTACAAGAGTTGATGTCTACCTATCATATGCAACTATCAATCATAGAATCTATCACCCCATTCAGTCAATGCTTATCGTTAAAATTATCAATTTCATTCATGTGGGGCATTGTtggaaaaatatgattttttttttttgaaatctttgAGGCATATTTTTGATTGGTAAATGAGGAGttttgaatcataaaattataattttatgttCTACCCCTGAGACCTTTACAATGGGATATCATATgttcaaaatggttgagtgatgaatgagaaattgatgcttaaagtaagctacttgggaattatgttaagaaaaaatgaaaaagCATTAGTCCCACATTGATTAGGAATCAAGTGTGGaacttgtatatatatgtaaacCAACTAAATGGTTATTGGTAAACTAATGCTCTCCCTTGTGCTCAAGGGGTGCAAATCCAAATCCATCGGGGTTGGGGATGCCCTCGCATGACATGGGTAACGCGAAATGTTTAGACCGATCGGGCCCTTTTAGGCCTGCGAATATGTTAGCccaatatgtttttttttcttagcAAATATTATACAAAATCTGTTTTAAAAGGCCAAATATCTCGTTTTAATTTGATTCCAAtcaaatttgattttattttattcaaattgatTTAAAGGCTCCTTTAATGTAGATTTGTATCTTTATTCATGGAAATTTCCAAAATTCCTCTACATTGAATGCCTATAAAAGCCTAAAGAATATTATAGAATTTTTTAGAGACACACAACGAATTTATTTCACTCTAGAAAATTCTTTTCCTTTTCtctccaaaattttcaaatgttcgGTGATAGAAAAAGGCAAGGTTTGTTCATTGATCATTGCAGAAGCACTACTCCCACGATCATTTTGTTGTTGTATCCTGGGAGACAGACGACCAACGTTTCTCCAAGTACCCTAGGAACTGTCGAATCCATCTTATGGAAACTGTGAAAACAGGCCTCAACATTTAGTAAAACTCGATTCCCTTATTCGATTTCTGATTTTTCAAGatcttgtttatttaattatttttcagatatgatgttttaaataaatataaatatttatttaatttgttttgtttAGATCTCGGTGTttttacataaatataaatatttgtttatattatttgttCAAGATCTTGTATTTAATATAAATaggtatatttatatttattcactaAAGTATTTTATCTAACATATAACTTTTCAGTAATTATCAAATATTCATTTTCTTTCAATAATTCATATCTTCAAGATTAAAAGATTTAGTTTAGTATTGTTATATTTATTGAGTGTGTATTAATGTTTTGTACAGGAATCCGTTGGATTTTGGTCTTGTGTAAATTAGCTGTGGTTGTGGGTAAATAAATGTGTGCCTTTCTTCTTTCTCCAAACATACTGAATATAATTATTGGCATTTCAAGTGTGGCATAATATAAAAAAATGGCTGGCTTCATCATAATCTGTTTTCCAGGAGACTAACAGGCCACACTTTGACCTCCAAATTTAGAAAATATTTCCAGAGTTGGAAATTGTAATTGTAATACCCTAATATTTGTACACTGCAGTGAACATGGACAATCATGTCATGATGCAGAACTATAAAATTGTGCCAACTCTCCTTCTTCTCCCCCTTTTTCTTCCAAAACTATATCCTCGAAAATGGTGACATCAAACTTCCTTTCGTTTATCAAAGGTTCACCCCTCACATTACTGGGTCCTGTTCGCATCTCAAGGCAATCAAACATGGAATCCATATATATGAATCTTCCCCAATCCTTGTTGTAGATTCTTTGGGGATACAAGCCTTTTTGTTTGTATTTAAAtacaaaaaagggaaaaagaaaagcgCCATCTATAACTGCATGCTAATGATTGCCAAATCACTGTTTGTTTTGTTGGAAGGCTTTCAATCTTGCGGGGTCTTGAAGTAAGAGCCTGTTTCAGTAACTTTTCATTAATTCTCTCATACATTCCAATCCTAAAAAATGCTTCCATCTTTTAGCTGCAACAGTTTATAATCATCAGAAAGGTCTAGTCAGAATAATATTACCTTCTCCTTTttaacagttttttttttttaaatcatgcCACTACAACTGTAGCTGCGCTCATGTTAACAATTAATTCCTATAATCGACATCAAAATTATATGAAAGAATTAACACTTGGTTACCGAGTTACCATATTTGAAGATAAGGCGAAAGGTAAAAACACAAAAGGCAAGCATGACCAAGCAAACAAGGTATGGACATAGATTTTTTTTGAATCGGGAATGGCCAAATGGGACCGTGAAGAGGGGACAAAGGAGAAATCAGGCATTCACGGTTTCCATTGGATGAAATGAGATAAGATCACTGTGCTTCTTCCACGTGGCAGGTTGCCAAAGATAAGGCTTTACCATTCAAGAAAAGTTTCCACCCTCTTTGTGGTCATAATGGTTGTAATGTCATCTGATTTAGGATCCAACGGTCACCCTTTCTCCCAAACCAATCTCTAAATGTTGTGAGCTTAGGCCAAATTTTATGACTATATATAGGGGATTGCACCAAGGCAGTGACACTATTAAGGGATCAGTGAGACTCTTTTGTATAACTGTAGCATATAGTACTAGTAAGCAGTAATAGCAATGGCCTCCTCCATGATCTCATCGGCAACCATTGCCACCGTGAACTGCTCCTCCCCGGCACAGGCCAACATGGTGGCCCCCTTCACCGGCCTCAAGTCTGCCTCTGCTTTCCCAGTCACTAGGAAGGCCAACAACGACATCACTTCTCTTGCAAGCAATGGTGGGAGAGTGCAATGCATGCAGGTACTTGGTGATGCATAAATACAACTTAAATTACCCCAATTGTTTGAATACAACAAATTACATAAATTGAATCAAATATATATCTTGGCTTTTGAGTATAGGTGTGGCCTCCTCTTGGGAAGAAGAAGTTCGAGACACTCTCATACCTCCCCGATCTTACACCCGTACAGTTGGCTAAGGAAGTAGATTACCTTCTTCGCTCTAAATGGATTCCTTGCTTGGAATTCGAATTAGAGGTGTTTTCGAGCTCTAAATTATTCCATTCCAACACTTTATTTTTTTAGTGGGATATTTGATTTGATTAAATGTGTTTTATATGTATGTGCAGGAGGGATTCGTGCACCGTAAGTACTCGAGCTTACCCACGTACTACGATGGACGCTACTGGACCATGTGGAAACTGCCCATGTTTGGGTGCACTGACTCGGCTCAGGTGTTGGAGGAGCTTGAGAATTGCAAGAAGGAATACCCCAATGCATTCATTAGAATCATTGGGTTCGACAACGTTCGTCAAGTGCAGTGCATTAGTTTCATTGCCTACAAGCCTAAAGGCTACTAAGTTGTTTACTTCCCTCCTAGGAATTCCATTTGTTTCAAAGTTGTACTTAAATTAAGCCCCTCAAAACcccccctttttctttttcttttttaattgagGTATTTGGCTTGGGGTCTTTctctttgttttgttttgttttggatTTCCAATGGAACGGCTGAGAACTAATGAATAAAAAGGTAGTTTCTTGCCATATTTCTTGAATCCAGTTCTTCCTTAATTTCCAGTGCTAAGATATTCATGTTAAGATaggataaaaattaaaaaagaaaaaggcgATTGGGTGGTCTGCCTTTAAAATAAGAGGATAAAGATTTTGTGGACAAGCAACGCTGTGCTGTTGGAGGCTCATTATCTTAGTACATAGGAACACACCTAACAAaccattttttattaaattgttttattataacatCCCAAGTTTCTATCATTAAAATAACAACTTAAAAGGCTAAATTCAAATGTATATATTCAGCATTCAATCTATTTCCtcgttaaatattaaaatcactaTTGGTATAGTGACAAATGATTTGCATTACATAAGTTTTAGTTGATATCTTTgaacttaatttaaaaataatgataaatttaatatataatatatttttattttatcattttcactctaaatttttttaaaagtcaaATATTAGTTTGCTTTGAATAGAAAATTTGAAGGaactattaaattttaatgacACTATGTAACAATCTGTATGacagtttatatatattattgtttatgtggataattttttaaaaaattatgattttttaaaatatttttttaattttataaattacatCACGCAGCTATTGCATCAAtgtcatttaaatttaaaaatctagTCACTTTTCCATCTAAAAGAGCAATTTAACTAATTTTCAAGATTGGAtggtaaaatataaaaaaaacaactaaaataataaaaagaataaatattAAGAATTgaattcattattattttaaaaataataattatgattATCTTTATTAGTTTTTAACCCAACATGGAAAAGGAAAACCATAATGATgcatattaattataatattgaatAATACTAGTAGCTCTATGTTCTTAAACTCAATTTCATTTCAAAATTTGTAACTCAAAAGGGTTAggaatttttgttttataattggTGCTTAATTAGTGGACTATAATTTTCGTTCTCTTttctataaaaaagaaaaagaaaacctaaTATTAAGGATAGCTACATTTGTGGTGGAACCAAAAGATGGAGAAATTCAGATAAGAATTGTTTCCCTCTCCCTCTCACTCGAAGTGCGCCAATAATTGGAATACAACTCTAAAAATGCAATTCTAAAAAGAAATTTGCCTATCAGATATTAGTTTAAATATTGGTTAAATTGCAATTCGAATAAGTAATTAGGAATATAAAAATGACACTAAcgtaattcaaaaaaatttaccATCTATAAGGTTTTGCTCAAAAATTGACATTAAAAATTTATTAGCACGGTTTAAAAATTTCTCCATTTATAAGatcttacttaaataataagataataatttaaattcaacTTACTCTCACATTAAAATTTCACAAAAGATTTAGTTATAAATTAATCGGTAAAACAAATTACTTACAAAGAATTTATACTCAAATAGATTTCTAACATAAACAGAATAAATACTCTCTCAACTCCTCTAAAAATTCGAAAATAAAGAGTAAATGTGAtcgaaataaatataaaaatcttattctaattaaataatttattataaaatataataaaagagaTTTTCTTAAATCAATCTCTTTTAAATGAGGTAGGCATATTACATAAagattatttgaaattttcacTTAATTCAATGTTTTTCAGTATTGTAATTTActcaaaaatatgtaaatatatacatgtgaagtaaattataatattttgtcGACTTTGGCCTTTTCTTAAGTCGCAACTAACATTATAACTGATGTTAACAAAATTCATAATTATTTCTCTACCATGTTTAGCCTAAAATGTTAATATTAGAGAAGCAATACATAAAAGATAAAGAAAAGAACAATAAaagtcttctttttttttcttttttttcattttaagatgtgtttttaaaaaaaattaaagtatttattctgttaaatggtaattatctaaaattttaaaatacacatTAAAATATTCTCaatcatcaaaatttttatttacgTCTTAAGGTCAGTTTAATATTGCTtctcaaaagtatttttaaagataaaaatattttttaaataaaaatatttctaaacaagatacttttaagtttttaaaagtatttttgagATAAAATatcctttaaaaatacttttcttACCAAAAGTAGGAAcagaaaattttaactttaactcAAAACTACTTTTTAATTCAACtacacttttaaaaatattattaaactaACCCTACTCTCAtatgtaaggaaaaatatatatcaaattagaaaagaaaatatttcGCAGGTTACTGAAATATCTTATATATTTGAGAAGAAACAACCAGAATAAATCCATCCAATGGAAtactgagaaaaataaaataatagtagtaAGAAAATGAGTGGTCTCATATTTACCCTAAGGGATACATGAGAAGTTTTAAGGCTCCTATAAATTTATTTTCTGGACCATAAATGTAGACGTACCAATAATTgcatttgttttctttttatacTTTTATAACTCATAATattgtatatttatataaatCCCAATTTTTCACTCATATAAAATATAGTGTTAAATTCGAAtgaaaaagatgttaaatttgtgtTGGGTGAAAATATAAGAATTTTATGTTATTTGCAAAATACTCAATGGTATTTATATTAGAAcagtaaataatatttaatataaattagaATTGTAAATTAAAatctgtcatgtcaaatcatcaagaataaattaaGAACAAAATTAGATGCGGAAGTATTCTTGAATTTATCGATTTCttgaaatttacggatcttgcggttttgatcttccaaattagcatacAAGTAATCTAGAGAATATGGCTCTCTCTTTTAGCATAGACAAAAACACCAAAGTAACTCACACATATACATGTATTCAAAATCAGATAAAAAAAACTTATACATGCATATACCATGTAAATCCAAAATTGtattaatgattaaatagagATTTGCATGAATACTTGAAAAATACATTCAAGCTAATAAAtctaaaaaaacaaaattataatAGTTGATATATCCCATAGTTCATATTGTAGACCATATCAACATAATTTAACTAAATATTTGGAACCATAAGATGCCAGAACCTAATGTTGTAGAACCAaacttaaaaccaaattatttaaacatgtatatagtTTACATGAATTTGCATCAAAGCACACATAAATTTGAATATATAACCATAACAAGAAAAAATTTAACAACTTCAATgatatccatcaaaacttaatgtcacaaattaaactataaaagatatcttattgaataatggTTATAAACACCTATCCACGCAAATTATGATCATGTATTAATCCTCAAAATCATTGCTATGCATATAATATATGCATATACacgatttaataataaaaaaataatattgacTTGCCTTACATATTTAATGTAAACTCAAATTTATATTCATGACTAAAGACATTATCATAAAACTTCTTTATATGCACAAACACTTAAAAAAATCCATAACtaccaaatataaaaaaaaaaaatctcaatttGTATAAAGGCCTTCATATGCGCAACTACTTATGAAAATTTATAGCCACCgtataaaaaaaacccaaatattttaattttagtcagTTCCATAATTATAACAGAAACCAAAAATAATCATTCGTATATATGAATTGAATTCAATCGTGAATATAATTCATTATGAATAAAGACAAAATATGATAATTCCATATACATTCAACCACAAacagaaaatttaaaataaatagtgcGAAAAAAATATCTTAACAACATTCATTCATTCGATTATCAAGTGAATTAACATTCAAAACCAATTATACAATCCAATTGAAATTCTTCAA belongs to Gossypium arboreum isolate Shixiya-1 chromosome 7, ASM2569848v2, whole genome shotgun sequence and includes:
- the LOC108453366 gene encoding ribulose bisphosphate carboxylase small subunit, chloroplastic; its protein translation is MASSMISSATIATVNCSSPAQANMVAPFTGLKSASAFPVTRKANNDITSLASNGGRVQCMQVWPPLGKKKFETLSYLPDLTPVQLAKEVDYLLRSKWIPCLEFELEEGFVHRKYSSLPTYYDGRYWTMWKLPMFGCTDSAQVLEELENCKKEYPNAFIRIIGFDNVRQVQCISFIAYKPKGY